The stretch of DNA cttgggcaaagttaaggaaaccttccaagagagagtcaatcagttaatgaatcaaacaagttgaagttgatagtaacttgacaaacaatgatgtctgctgatttgattgtcttcaataattttttcaaagtgtcaaatatggggaaaatatgtccactattggtatgaaaactgttctagtttttactataacgccttacagctgatatttaggagttccaagcctatctttgatattaaaagtagtaaaaaactcacCTTAGTAGCAGCTGACTCACTCTTCTCAGCTTCAGCCATTGTGAACTAATGATGAATCTTGCGGTCAGTCAACCGTAAGTCATAcagtgacgttgcgtcatggcatttaagtctgacaaggccaccaatgggactagctattattggccaatctaggtatatatatctatggtttttccataattaactgcgttagttaactcttttgtttaaaaactgaccgctttcattaaatacttcagctattgtttttgtacttccttaacacttattaatattttttattttttgtgtttactgcagattgagaatgaaacataacctattccgattacgaaaactcgagacaagtagtaatattcatcaaggcaggaatattggcagagaagcaaccagtcagccTAGACCCCtttatcaacaacaactccttgatatcgcggCAACAAACAtgatcatattatatattttatttcatgtatagatatattataacttattacaaacatgagtgtacaaataaaatatttcaaatacaaataaaattttacaaacaatcgatgaatggaataaatataaaaagttcAGTCTATATGgtggttgtctagcaataaaattaaactggtactcttgataagtgaatgcTAGCGTGTAaaggtgctctctgactagttattttggtaatagcagctctatatcgctgtcactgtcttgggtagatgttaaaggcgattctctcgctactacatggctggtaaggaagttaccatcagaactctcctcatgGTTTACTATTGCAACGTTCTGcaggttggccaaaaatttgtgctaataaaggcgtttttgttccttttttaaaacagatacattctcctcgttagcagctgcggtcacttcaacctcaatttcaagacatctctgaatgattggtgatcttctaggaatgacatctatcacccttgcagtcattgtgcctctgtgtatgatgaaaaatctctctcatacACTAAAGGGTTAACTCTACTCTGCcatgagcaagcaaaacgccctatcttaatctttgtaaattgttcagtacaagcacaaacgcgttttggttgagcctggcatcagtattagcagcaTTTCAATTATTGTTTTTGACTTATTATAGTGAGATATCCAAAAGTCTTCactagaaattttttttgtaaaatttcaaaatcaaaggagttatttcacttagggcgttttgattgcctaaatTGAGAGTTTACTACGCtagcactaggcaatcaaaacgccctatcacacagatagggcgttttgattgctcCTTTGGACTGGTTTCCCATTGTTaatttgccacaagaccatttgctatgactggattatcaaaggattacaagtttcaaTCCTTATATTGATCCGCAATTAGTCAGCAAGAGAGTAAATGGGTAAAGAATAAATAAATGGGAATAAAGAATAAAGCAAGTCTTATTACTCATCCAGCCAACACAGGGATTAAAGCCCTGTTATAGCCATCATTCAGTTCAAAAGTTAAGACATGGTCAAAGATCTCATTCACACCTGAttttatgaaatgaaaggagtaagTAATATAGTAGTTTTAATATGATCAAacgattttattgaaaataatttaaaacaaacaatcgagtgcaaaaatgtatttaaataaagAAAAACCATTTCACAGACatgcatgtaattaaaacaagttTCTCATCAAATCTCAGAGTCAGATTTTCGAATTTAGACCTATATCACTTATATATtgtcttgtcataataaatatacatgtattataataaaaaatattgcaatagGATTGAGCACTCAGATGTGCACAAGCTTGTTAAAGCTGCCTtagaaacaaccaaatataacTGCTTCCGTtttgcttccctttgtttatatactatgTGATTACATAATCCTGCTCATCACacccaactttgtgtatgtttaggccaatcaaaacgccgTATCTGCAGaaagggcgttttgattgccacttaatgtgtggtaaatgtggataggacGTTTTGCACatagtgaaaagtgctatttctggtggtctcagaagTATGAAATTTTgggacatgttagatctcaacctaacttACATATAAGGACAagaaagtgaattttgaaaaaatggtcagatagggcgttttgcttgcttagggcagtattgatagctgcaatagagttaactcttcatagagagtgacagtgttgagtcgcgaataaattaatccgcaaatatgcatgaaaaaggcaacTTGTGCTAaacttaactccgcgaataaattcatcctgtagggtatatggGTGTATACATGTTTAAACTTGTAAGTAACCACAGTTTCAGAGTGGAACAGTAAAATTCGTGCTGCTTGACCACATATTTCACTGTGTGTTTCAGCTCATTCTTTTATGTAATCTTGGAGATCAGCTAAATTGCCGAATGCACATACAGTATACATCGTAATGAAGTAGCCACCGCCTTTATGCTACAACCAGCATGGGTCATGTAACCGCAGTTTGGGAACTAATATCAGTAATTCATTTTGACTGCTGCTGAAAGACATCCAGGCCAACTTCATATCTAGGCCTACTGACTCATACCATTCTGTTTTAAAGGGTGATGCTTACAAGAAAGAAAGCACAGCTGCAGTTGTTTCATACGAATTGGTAATGTTGTGCAGGgtataaatatgatatactgtaAGCACTTTTAGCTAGGAATAATATCATTCGTTGTTTTTGATTAGGCCTCTCCTGATTATCGATTGACTGAGATTTAAGCAAACTTTCCATCTTAATAAATCTAGGCAGTAACAATCAACAGTTGTCCATCACAATCAACCTATCACACAACAAATGACAATACTAAAATAGAGATAGAGGGTGGGAGTTTGGGACATTAacgcaaatattttttaataaaataattcttgtGATAAATAGGTGTAATAAACAAGAAGAACACCCAAAAAACCAGCCCATCACGGAAGAACACAGCATTCAATAGCTATCGTTGCTGACCTAAGTTCTGTTCTTTTCTATGGACTAGCCTGTATACAAGCCAAACAGGAGTTTATATACAGGCTAATGATGCACAGGTTGTTATGGTTGtttatatatgagcaatctttattgtggtaattgATAGTCATGttttacaacatgttttccactaggtaccacagcaagtaaactaactaacaAGCAGCAAGCAGTGTACAAAAAAACTTAAGTCTAATTAAAAAACTAATGAATAggctaactaatataataatgttggaactgaaagcataaaatatgtaaaaaagcAAGCATGTTTCAACAATTTACAACAAGACTCCATTCAGCGACTACTCACCTCAGCTAGTAGCGAAATGAAGATGATAcactcatacctgccaactctcacgctttGGGCGTgtgactcacgcaatcaccccaaagaaaaaatgaaaatgcgtgagatttttgccccaatttccacaattttatatatactatcattgatacatcaattgccccaaaaccaaatctcacgcattgtcccactcttgggttggcaggtctggatacactattttaaataaatcatggttatttaatatttttttcagccAAGTCGTACAAAATGGGAGATAAATAATAATGCGGGTTGTTGCAAGACTTTTCTTTTACCTTTTACATTAGTTACCCAAGGGAAATAAAACCTTGACACGAAGCTGAGAGGCTTAGTTAGCGAGAAGCGTCGTACGGTATAGTGTAATTGCACTCTATGCATCCTGGCTTATCTCactaacataaataaaacatacattACATTAACTGTACGTAGTATGTGAGATCAGTGGAGTTTCCATGTTCAGTAGACCGCTAATTATAAATATTCTACTAGTCCGCAGTTTACCTTCGTGTTGGCGCAGAAAACCTTTGTCGTCGACTTTATAAGCGTGCCGTTAACCAGTAAACTTCCTTTACAATATCAATCGCCGGCGAGTGTAGATAAATGATTATCGCCTCTCCACGGCTTTGCAAGGAGCCATCGGGTGGGTTATCAATTGTTACCGACTTACTTATCTTCTGTATTTACAGAAAGCCAGTCTTTTAGTTTCGCATTACATTGAAGACTGTTGTAAATGGTGTAATTCGGAAAGATGATTTTTAGTTATGATAAATTATGAGATCAATCTGTCTCGTTCGTCTGACCGATTAAAACGCACAGTAAATGCAAATAAGAAAGTCGCTACCAAAATGTTAATTTGTACAACTTTATTTTGCAGCACAATGAACCTGAAGAACATTCGGAGGGTGTTAGGTGAGCACAGCTTATATATCTGTTGCCTTTACTATCGACTTGATGATGAGTACCGCATCACCAACGGACCGCTTGTTTGATGATATTTGCAAACACTGAATCAACTCTTGCTGAAGTCTCGTAATTCAAAAATCAATTCATTTGATCATGTGTCAATGATTGCTGATAATATTTTATCCGTTGCAGATTGCCTTTGGTCGGACAAGAAAGAGTGAGCGTTTGCTGGTGCGTATCTGTGGTTGTGTATTTAAATATTCACATGTCATGATGACAGACTATGCACCACTCGTAAAATGTTGCCGATAAATATAACCACATCCTCTGAACATACACGAGTAACCTGCTAATTATTTGGTTGACATCTGAGTAAAGTGTAATGCATACTTCTGCGGTTTATTTCAGGTGTATCCTGTTTATGTTATTACGTGGTGCCATGGTCCCTGACTAGAAGTAAGTTTTTTCAGTGTGTTTTGTATCAATCGACCATTGAGATGATTAGCTCTCTGGAGCACGTGTTTCACCTGACTAAACTAatgattattgttattgttgatCAGTAAGTTTTATTTAGACAGTGCATGGTAATAATTTTAATACCTTCATTAGAAGTCGTTTCTATTTTAGGACGATCACTGATTTTTGAAGAGCTGATCCAGTAAGTGTGGTTTTAACCACTGTTACTTTTGTGACTTAATCATTTAACTTAGCTGCTGTGATGACTGTTTGACGACACTCGAAGAATATTGATGATCATACAAATACTGAAAGTAGCTGTGTGTATTATTAAATCGTTGATTTCTTATTTGGTGTggtttgttatattttgtgtaatttacatttttagaaAGGTGTTGTTGGTGCATGTTTGTATGTGTCGGTTCAGACGATGGACAAACCATCAATCTGGTTAGTTAATTTCGTTTTTGCTAGTTTTTCTGAGTATGATTGATTGTTGTTTTGACTAACAGGCAGCTGCTGTGTGGCTATAAACCTGCACTTTAAGATGTCGACAGTTACAGAAACTAAACTGTATTTGAAGAAAGATTTTAGTATCTCTTTGTGTAATTGTGCGCTGGGTTTATGATGAGATTTTAGCATAGTTCAATTGATTGTAGATGAAACAATACACCACCTTTCGACTGAGCCCTCTACTATGTTTCATTAACTGTCATTGGGCAAAACATCTTATGCAATAACCATATTTGATGATAGTTGTAGGTTGATGAGCAGCAACGCTTCCCTACAAATGGTGAGTGTATGCGGAGCTGTTAAGAACTCGGCTTCTTTAAGCCTATTTTCTCATATATTGGCCTATGGGTGCGTGTTATATATTGGGTGATTGAAGCTGCAGATATTTAATCCAATTTTGTAGCGGTAAGATAACGCTATGCGTTCGTTGTTAGCTCGCAGTCTATGTTGCTACTATGAAAATTGTTTGACAGGTGAAGTTGTGACTGTCGCACTAAACTGCTGCTTCCACAGTTCTTTTCATCTATTGCTGTGATCTGTGCCACAAGCTTGACTGAAGGTAAAATTTCACAAACCATGTTACGCTTGGTCTTGTTATGGGTGTATGATGAGTTTTAGCATAGTTCAATTGATTGCACATGAAACAATACACCACCTTTCGGCTGATCCCGCAATTGTTTCAGTCAATTTTGCATTTGCTCTTATTTTGTCAGTGCTTTAGAATTTAATATTTGTAGATTGGGGAATAGCGTTGCTTGGTGTTAATCGCTGTTTTATCGGCAACTTTTTGTGTGGCTGATGGCCTTCCAAAGTCGAGAGTTGTTAAAAACAAAGGTTTGTGGTATTGCAACATTATGTGCATCTAATTGCATGGTTGGTCATGTTATATACCTAGCTATGATGTCTATGTTTTAATTGTTGATGCAAACTGAGAAGAAACCAGTCTGATGCTGTTGCGTTTGCTGCTTAGTTTTCTGAGGCTGCTGGATTGAGGTTGACATAGTTTGTGTTGTATTCTGTTTTAGTTGCCTGTCGTGACCAAAGTAACCAAATGCGAGGTAAGtaattttcattcattttatgtaGGTAATTCTATGCAGGTGTGATGTAAATCATTTATTGTGACTCCTGAACTTTCACCTTTCGGGACTGACTGCATTGCTGCTTAGAGTTGTGACAGTTGTCAAGTTTCGCTGTTTGtaagatttttaaattttgtagaTGTCAAGCTGTGGTCTCTCAATCTGACTTTCGAAGCTGAATACAAGGTTAGTTAGTTTGACCTTGCTTAACAAGGACATTGAAAACAGGTATGATACAAATGTTGTTCCTGTTCAAACAATGTCCGAGAGTGATTGACGTTTCCGGTTGTAGGATCTTGTTTATTTGATCGTACATACCAAAATGTGGAACATATTTTTGTAGGTTTGTGCCTGTGTTCCCAGCACTGGACTATCGCCAATTACTAACTGGACTGCCAAAAAAGAACCGCTTTTATTTCATTGTGATGATTTGTAGTAGCAATTTTTCATCTGATGTATCTCATGCATGTGTTGTGTGGCTTATTTAATCTCCTCCTCACATGTTATACTTTGTTGATCCTAATAAATACAAACCCAACTGTTAAAAACATGGTGCTATTTATGTGTGGGTGTTGTGTTGGGAAGTAATTCATGTTGACTGGCCTAGTAAGTTTGTCTTAGTGCCTATATGAAAAACCAAAGATAAGCTACTACTATAATTCGAAAGTCGGTCTCTTTGAGGCAATATGCATTAGAAAATACGTGGAGCCTGCAGGCAGTCCAAAAAGCTTGCTTGATGAAATGTAATGTCGCGAATATACCGAAATATCAGTAGCGGATCTGAGGCTAATGATGGCAAGGTCGTATTTTGGTGTGATTAAAAAGCGCAGTTCCAGGATTTGTGTCACGCATGCCGGTTTCATTAATTAATGGTGATATATGAAATCTACGTAGGAATGCTAGCGTTTGTGAGAGTATCGACACTAGAGTAGAGGCTGGCGTAGAGCAATGGAGTTGATTTTTATCCGGATGCCTtgtatatttttaatgtgattgCTGTCTTGGCATTAGTCTCGTTACAAGTGATGGCCCAGGTGTCCCATAACACTGGTAAATCAGGATGTTGTTGCTAATTGGAAGCTCATCTGTCGTGTTGGGAAACTTTCATGGCGACTGCCTTGTGGTGAGAATTCGTTAGTGCTTCcaatttaattatataattgtaaagaTGTTTGTGATTC from Watersipora subatra chromosome 2, tzWatSuba1.1, whole genome shotgun sequence encodes:
- the LOC137387013 gene encoding uncharacterized protein, which gives rise to MFVCVGSDDGQTINLVDEQQRFPTNGEVVTVALNCCLVLIAVLSATFCVADGLPKSRVVKNKVACRDQSNQMRDVKLWSLNLTFEAEYKVCACVPSTGLSPITNWTAKKEPLLFHCDDL